Below is a genomic region from Vairimorpha necatrix chromosome 1, complete sequence.
GCAAATCCTCAAAAATCTTATTCATCGTTCGCTGTAGTATCTGTGGGGAGTTTTTGTATCCCATCATCACCATACTATTCCTacaaaacttttttattaaattcaaacGCCGTCTTATGtatatctttttcttcgattttaaaatgataaaatgcTTCTTTGCAATCAGCCACAGTAAATATTATCGACTTTTGGGTAGCTCTTATAATTTCCCTCATATTAGTTAGCTCATACGAGTCTTTCTCGACTAAATCATTCAACCCTATAAAGTTACTAACTACTCTTACTATACCTTGCGTTAAGTATTGCTCTTATTGAGTTTTGTTAATTAAGATGACGATCTTCTTATAATCTttctattttctaaatcatgtttatattcttctttctgttttataaaagccTGTGGGATCGTCTGTCCCTTTCTGACTATCTTCTTACCCTCAGATGTATCAATCTTACACTTCTCTAATGTACAATACCTCTGAAATCTTCTCCTTGTTAAAACCTCTCCAGAAATTGCTTTGAATCCTCCAACGCAAATTCCCGCTTCAGTATGCTTTTTTTCGTTCTTTATTGCTCGCATATATTCTTTCTTTCTGTCTTCTTTtactattattatatttctttaactTTACTCGTTTTGTATGTTCACttggtttatattttatatcatcAATACTGCTACTACGACTTTGACTTTCGTCTAACTTTAGGTACGGATTatacttttattattttcctGATCATTTTTCTTTCCTACATAGCAGTTCCTAGACATGTGGCCAAATTTGTtacaattaaaacaattcCTATTTCTTCTTAATTCTTGTACTTGATTCCTCGCAACTAAATCTTTCTCTTGCATTTCTTTTCCCATGGGTTCTCTAAGATTCTCAGCCATAGCCTCCAAAAGCTCTCTCCTGTTttcttcttgtttttttgtgtttttcTTCTCTACACATCTCCTCCTCCAattctaaattattttaaaatatttgtccTCTTTACTAAGTCTTTCTACcataaaactttttatttcttcactTACTTTCATAAATATTCTCTGCTTACACAAACTGGATTCTACTTCCTCTATCTCTAACCTATAGATGATTCTTCTGACTTCCTTTAATAGCTTTTTGGCCTCTAGAGCACTGTCCACACTTGTAAACTTTCGATTCGGTATCGCCCCTATGTacttatttattattataaggataaaaattatacaaatatatcaaaattcATAATAAACAAGCTTTTCAAACCTAATTTTAGACaatactaaataaaaactatataCCTAATGTTGCACgataaattttagtttcAACAACCCTAAATGTTGCAATGAAATGCATTATTTATTAGTTTCATATTCTAGCTATTTATATAACTAACCAAATGTTTAGATTATTCTTTTGGGGATATTCTCTGATTTGTCAATTTTTTCGTTAAAGGTAAAGCATCCTTTTCGACTTCCCATAtagcaatttttttatattgttatGCAAGTGTCGTCGTCCAAACCATTTCTAGAgagtataattttattaatatcttTAAAGAGCACTATTCATCATATTGCTGCTTATATTGTGATCATTCTATTTGTATATCATTAATCATCAAATTATATATCCGCCTTTGCTAGCATCTGTTGTCTATAATGTACTTTAGTGATTTATATACAATGAACACATTTTGTACAATTGTTTAGATCTAATCTAGTTTATATGGggttaaatattttttttccacATATCACAACCACCTTCTTTATGACGCACACTCATGTATCACCGGATACTTAGAATccattttttgaattcaTTGTCATCAGTATCTGCACATTTAACCTGAAACAGAAAGTAGTtcaatatcaaattttcaGACTTATTTATGTATATATGTCCACGTTAGGAATTTATTGAAGCGTATAGTCTTTTCGCAGGGTGGTATTACAAATAccataaattaattatttttattttatcaatttccCCTTTTTGGAAAATAGACCATTCGACCGGTCTAttccaaaaattaaatatttatttctttttgcCCTGACCCCCACCGGACCATGAAGCTGCCAAACGATCAATTCCCTTGTTCGTATGACCAAGGAAGGGCTGTAAGCCAGGGACCAGACTCCCGCAAAGGATGCCCAACGAGGCCggaattaaaataaaacaatttactTGATAGAACAATATGTATCCAAAGGTATCTCCTTTGAATTACTTCACGCAAAAACCCAGTCAAATATTTCGTTTCAAATTGTCAAGCAATTTGCAATTTGGAATTGTcctgatatatttttatgaatttaattACTTAAAGATTGTACAGAAAACATATATTGAGTATCAGAAAAGAACGATAGCAGCAGAAACAAGTGGTAAATACTTAGAAACAAATACCTTAAGATCATTATAAACTATAACAAGtgaaagtaaaaaaaaacttggAATTTTAAAGAGAGACGTAAAGTGAGCTATCATAtcgataaatttattgtaaacaGAGAGAATTGATAGCGAAGGACTATTTACCTCGatgaataatattttaatggAAAAAAACGCAAAAAGattgtaaaaaagatttaattgttttttctaaaaaattccaAAGCACCAATATACATATTTAGTAGCTCTTCTTCAGTTATAAAATCTGCTTTCAGATAATCTGcagaaattattttgtttctAGTTCTTTTGTTCTGAAACCACCCGTAGATGGTTTGAACATTGCAtctaaacaaaaaacacAAATCTTTTACCAAAATTTGGCCGGGAAATTTAATATCCAAAAAAACAACCCAAAGTACATATTCTTGTACTTTAGTAAGTTTCATGGCGTTATGGGGgtttcttgtttttaattttaatatccCTAAAATTGCTTGGGCTTCGTTCTCATTGATTCTACTATTCTTCATACCCATGCaagaaaaaacatttatatataaaaatactataaaaaaattaattaataacaATACTAATTagaatttctttattaacaAGAAACAATTGGTTGAATATCGTTGGTTAATGTGACAttatattgaattttagaaaataaaaaaagtacTAAACCATTGTTAGTATTATCAATGCAATTtgattctttatttattgttttcatAGATCTATCATATacatatattaatttattacatTTAATTATGAATCCAAATtaacaattatatttttatcagtGAATTAGTTTAAGAcaataatattagaaaaaaaagtagtaagatatagtttttattctatatataattataatatattttaccaTATTTGCTTCTGatcaatttaatttaaataagttATATTACCAAAATGATCAGTTATTTGTTTTGAATGAACTGCTATATAATGAAAGTAAAAAtacgaaaaaaatttacgtCGTAATGAATGAACATAAATGCTTTAATcgttttgtttttgttttttgataaaaatgaaaaatgtcaaatattttgatgTTTGAACCATCAGACATAACAAAACattcaataataaataaattataatctaTTCATctaaataatgaaatataattcATACTATtgtatattgttttttaaaaagttattgggtattaatattgtaatgagttatataatattactttatttattatgaaaCTAGacaaaacttttttatttcacaACGGGCACTCATTATATTAGTAATACGTACCTTTTGGCGTCAATGTAGAGTCGCAATATATTGGACACGAAGGTTCCTCTTTGCAAACTATATTAACTATATATCATCTCAATATAATACATAAATTGCTTTtatatcttatttttaattttcataatttgttgattaaattaataagagaaattatagttttttgataataGTAGAAATAATCTCTAACCATATGAATTGTACGAgtgattaaattttaatattattgtatataataaatttttagcacttcaatgtatttttataatatttctttccacaatatttcattatagtagtaaatattaaattaaaactctttgtttatgttttaaCCGTTATTCCAAAATCTTTGAGagtatttcaaaaattcaaaaaaaagatttatactatattttgaattgtgtttttataaaattgaaaaatcaatgaatatttttaatacaaaatatacaaaaaatggGGTGAAGGATACCACACTACCCCCCTTGGGAGTGttcactttattttttcgaaccccaaaaaTTAAGCGCAAAAAAGGAGGACCAAAAAAGAGACAAAAATTGTATCACActtatgatatttaaaataacaaCTAAATAAATGACTAGgtagaaaaattaaatttagataaaGTCATAATGATCATTGAAAGTATTGTACATTTTTAATCCTTCTTagttttcttattttacaattgttggtttattataaaacaagatttttgaagaaaatctacttttattataaaccaacaattaaaatagaaatacCATTTAATTTAAGTGTAAGACATATCCAAGTTAAGGggtatttaataataaaaatataaagtaaaCAATGACATGAGAATGTCACAACATCCCTCCctttataagaaaaatcgTCTTCgtagatttttttcaacTGCGTAGCGTGCCTTTTACTTATTTTCCCATTACTATTGATTCATATGTATCGTTAGTCAAGACGCCTAGAACTTCTCCTGTTCCTACAAACTTTGGCTGTCCTTTGTATTTGTGTATATAATCTTGTATAATGACAAATCTCTAAGTTCtaactttttatattcaggTTTCTTGAATAAACTCTTGTATCTATTTATTCGGGTTTCAAaatgttttcttttaacTTCTGAGAGGTTTTCTAGATCTAATGCTTCTATTGGGGGCATCCCCGTTGCTCTATGGCTTATACAATTATACGCCTCAATCATCTTATCGACTTTTTTAGACAGTCTGATGCTCTAATCCTGCTTATTTATTCCTTCGCCCGcagttttataaaatctctCTATTCTGCCGTTTGAACAATGATGGTAGGGCGAGGTAATATGTTGTCTTATTTTCTTTCATAACCAATTCCGCATCTTTTCacttatattttcttttgcgCCGTCTGATATCAGTGTCTGTATATTCACCTTTTTGTGTACAATTTCCAAAAACATCAATATGTTATCACtactttttgttttgaagACTTTTACAAATGCGAATCTTGAGAAATAGTCTATAGCCGTGAATATAAATCTATCTTCTATCGGTCCTATTATGTCAAAAGCAACTTTTTCTCAGGGTTCAAATGCTTCCACGTGCCTGAATCCTTTAATTCTCGCCGGATTATACTCTTTGCATTTAATACATCTTTTAGAAACATCTTCTACTCTCTTAAGTGTTATACTTTTCATGCTCTGTTCTTTCTTTACTTGTTCATATGTAGCTTTTGCGCCTCTATGAACTAATTATTCGTGTACCTTCATAATCATATCAACAATTTCCTTTTCTTCAATAACATTTATTGACCCGTAATGCTTCGAAAAAGCATCAACGTGCTCCAAATCTGTAGGTGTTTTGTATCGTATTATAAAATCGCACATCTGTAATCGTTCTATCCATCTTATTATTCTAGGAGAATTTATCTCTCCCTTACAGTTTAAGGCTTCCAGTGCCTTATGATCCTTGTAATTGTAAATTTCCTTCCGAGGAggtaatatttaaaatggtTATTGCCCAAAGTTTGGCTAACATTTCCTTTTCTGTAATCGTATAATTTCCTTCGGCCTGTCGTAATTGCCTTGAGGCACGCAATTGGCCCCTCTTGCAAGTCTATTTCCTGGCTAAGTATGGCACCTAATCCCGTCTGCGATGCGTCTGCTGTTAATGCAAAGTCTCGTAAAAATTCAGGTTGGTACAAGCATAAATCCAGTATTACTGCATCTTTCAACGTTTAAAATGCCGAATCTTGTTCTTTTCCTAAATGAAcgttattttcttttttaatagtaTCACTGTTGGGTAACATATCTCTGCGCAAtcctttaaaaattttcgtaCCTCATAAAATTCCTCGGggttgtatattttttttattccttCAGTATTATCTGTCAACGGAGTTATCTTATTATGTGTTATGTTGTGACCTAAAAAATTGGTACCCGGGGTTaggggttaaaaaataaaaaaaataaaaaaaacgaacttttttattttttattttttacccctatGACCGGGACAAAAAGGATCATTAAAAGCAACAGGAATATGGATCAAATAATAGATGAAAATCTATATATTTAGGAGAAAAAAGAATCAACAAAACTACTATAATGTGGCGATGCATTGTAAGAATCAGTAATGCCCAAGCCACTAGTAGTATTGTTTTCGTCAATAATCTCgaatcttttattatttcttcgGCTCATAATCATGAACCAAATTCTGAACTGGTCTGTaagaagaataaaaaagataaaatgaAACGGGAAAATATCTCTGGCAAAGATTCTCCtagaaacattttttttctgtctTAAGAGGAACTGGGGAAGAAACAATCGCCGCAATGGGCCCTTTTGAGCCTATTACAATGATATTAAGGAATGCTCGAAGAATTCCTTTTAACCAAAACCATTTCATCCAAAAATTAGGGTTATGTATTGATTTA
It encodes:
- a CDS encoding homeobox domain-containing protein; translated protein: MGMKNSRINENEAQAILGILKLKTRNPHNAMKLTKVQEYVLWVVFLDIKFPGQILVKDLCFLFRCNVQTIYGWFQNKRTRNKIISADYLKADFITEEELLNMYIGALEFFRKNN